The Ananas comosus cultivar F153 linkage group 22, ASM154086v1, whole genome shotgun sequence genome segment cTTTTGGTTCTTAGGGttagaaatttatatttattttgagcTACAGTATaagcttcaaatatttttttttaatgctaacAAAATTATTTCTATATGTACCCGCTTTGATGCTCATAGCTTTTGAACATCAACAATATTTCATGAACAGAttgtattgttatttttattgatcAACTTTATATCTTAGCTCATGTGTGGTCTTTattataaagtataaaattaataGGTGAAATATCATTTGAATTGTATTATTGTATTAATCTTTTCTACTGGGCAAACTCTCTACTGAAGatattattattgaaaataaaagtagaaaagaagCTAAATAGACACATGGACTTTAATTAGCAATTTCACCACATGTAGCAATTGCACTTTTGCCACAATAATCAAAGCCAAACTCTATATCATTTTGAACTAAAAAGCTAGCAATCTCGAACACAAAGTCGGCACTAGGGTCCCACTCGTCGACGAATTGAAAATACGAGAAAGGCAAACTCCAACCAGCTACTACGTCGCCGTATTTGCCACAATATAAACTCGGCAAAAGGAGCAGACTGGCCACCGACTTTCATTCTGAAGCGACTCGGATATTTCAACATTACCGTACTCTTCCTCCCGCGCTATTCAAGCGATCCTTCGTGGGGGGGAGCTCACCTCTCTcaggaggagggagacgacaCGAAGCAAGGGCGAGTCTCCTCTCCACACTTCGCTCTCGATCCGCCATGGAAGGAGCACCCCTCTTCAGCTGGGAGCTCGATGCTGTAGGAGGCGGCGCCGGTAAGTTTCACCTCTTCCCCCTTCTCTCGATGCTGTTGTAatggttagggttaggattttgTTCCCTTGGTTGCTTGATGAGGACAATGATGGTGTTGATTAGATCTAGTGATTTTGGTAGGAGAAAACCCGAAATTCGGGAGAAATAAGAAGAAGGGTTTGATCGGGAGTAAGAGTAGGAGGCAGACGCTCTCGGACATCACGAACACAGGGAGGAACCAAGAAAACCCTAACACGACGATCTATCCCGATTCCAAGGATCTGATCGAGCTAACGAAGGTTTTAAAGCATTTTAATCCTTATGTTCAAACATTACCGAATTCCCTTTCTAATGCCTAAAAGGAGTGCCCTATTCTTTTGGCTCGCCGAATCCCAGGGAAAAAGTGAGCTACTGAAGCTTCTCGGAGAGAGAAAGTATGCGCATTCATGGAGTAGATTTCCCTTAATTTTAGGTCAAAAGTTGAGTTTTTGTTAACTGGATTGGGTGGGTGATGATCTTTGTTTATAGTAAGACTTTCGAAGAGAGCAATAGTGAGTTGCAGAAGCTTCGTGTCGCGTTGCACAAAGCCAATCAGCAAAATAGGGAACTTGCTCAGGCCAACTCTCGGATGCTAATGGTGCTTTTCTTTgtccttctccctcctcttaTATCTTACTTTTTGTcgataaggaaaaaaaaagggaaaattctTATCTTTCTCTTGCTTTGATCTTCAGGAGCTCAACTCGGGGAAAGATAGAGTGAGTCCAATCTATTTTTAACTGGCCTATTAGTTTGGTGGTGCTTTCTTTCGCCTATTCAGGTGATTTAGTTGTTGGCTATGAATGGACTTTTGGCTCGACAGGAGCTTTTGTACAAGTTCTATTTGGTAGGACTATTTAGCAAACCCTAATCATTATAATTCTTCAAATAGCTTAAGTTGCAGCtagaagaagaagcttcataTGCAAGCTTCTCAGCTAGAATCTCtgatttttttggtttgttgAAGTGCCGAGTTTGTGCTTCTTGAGTTTGGAAACTGTTACACAAGCTGTGGGGGAAAGAGCTGTGAAAGCAGTTCCTGGCTTTAGTAGCGCCAGAGTTTTCTTTTGTGTGTGATTGCACTCGTGCTTGTCAACTTGAATCTGAATTCtcataatttggtcatttgtGGGTATACAGCTCAAAGAATTGCAGCATGAGCTTGGATGCACAACAGCAGTCCTCAGAACGAAGACTTTGGAAATGGAGGTATGAGATTATCAGGTAGTTTATAAGTATTCCTATTTATACTGTGCTGAGagttttttcctatttttccgATTAATTTTAGGAGAAGGACAAGTTGATTAAAGAACTAAGTAAGAAGATTGGGTTCGAGGTATCTATGAAagcaaatttaatatatatgcatCTGTAGTTACTCTATGGCCTCTATTTTCCTCTTTGCTGATAATACTTCTCTTTTTCACTGCCTAAATGCTAATGCCGGGCATGCTAAGATTGTTGCTGATGCACCTCACCCGGCTAGTGCTCATAAGAAACGCAAACCCAATAGGAAGCACACATTAGAAAATCAAGGTAATTTTTTTGCCCTCAACATTCATGAATTGTAGTCATTGTTTCTGCAAATACCTGTCAATAGTTCGTCTTTATTCGTTTTGGGTCATGTATTTAACTTCTTCTGTACTGCATTGTTCCATGAAGCAGCACTGCAGGGAAAGGATCACAGAAGGTAATGGCTAGCTTTGAGATGCCACCACTACTATTTGTGACTGAATAAATTGCATCGAAGGTCCTCAAACTTCTAGTATAGTTTCAGTTTCGTCCTCACAATAGAGTCCTTAAACTTTGCCTTCATAAGTATCCAAGTACTCGCCATGAAACCACCAAGCAACTTTGGACTTCTCATTTGGCAGCTATGTAGACGTTCCTGCTAAATTTAGGGAATTTATAAGAGAGTGCTAAAATCGGGGACCCAATTGTGAAAATTGAGGGCCGGTTACCAAATGAAAACCTTATAAGGTACAATTTATCCCTTTCATAATATA includes the following:
- the LOC109727201 gene encoding shugoshin-1 isoform X1, whose protein sequence is MEGAPLFSWELDAVGGGAVILVGENPKFGRNKKKGLIGSKSRRQTLSDITNTGRNQENPNTTIYPDSKDLIELTKGKSELLKLLGERNKTFEESNSELQKLRVALHKANQQNRELAQANSRMLMELNSGKDRLKELQHELGCTTAVLRTKTLEMEEKDKLIKELSKKIGFEIVADAPHPASAHKKRKPNRKHTLENQAALQGKDHRRRSLRRRSIKLTSESSEPSEDSFEIEDTKISVCSLTGKASDENSSFQLENSTPGSSAFHEQMKNESNSDYSSGSLKSCIQELKISSNGRPMRRAAEKVPSYKELPLNVKMRRP
- the LOC109727201 gene encoding shugoshin-1 isoform X2 translates to MEGAPLFSWELDAVGGGAVILVGENPKFGRNKKKGLIGSKSRRQTLSDITNTGRNQENPNTTIYPDSKDLIELTKGKSELLKLLGERNKTFEESNSELQKLRVALHKANQQNRELAQANSRMLMELNSGKDRLKELQHELGCTTAVLRTKTLEMEEKDKLIKELSKKIGFEIVADAPHPASAHKKRKPNRKHTLENQALQGKDHRRRSLRRRSIKLTSESSEPSEDSFEIEDTKISVCSLTGKASDENSSFQLENSTPGSSAFHEQMKNESNSDYSSGSLKSCIQELKISSNGRPMRRAAEKVPSYKELPLNVKMRRP
- the LOC109727201 gene encoding shugoshin-1 isoform X3 gives rise to the protein MEGAPLFSWELDAVGGGAGENPKFGRNKKKGLIGSKSRRQTLSDITNTGRNQENPNTTIYPDSKDLIELTKGKSELLKLLGERNKTFEESNSELQKLRVALHKANQQNRELAQANSRMLMELNSGKDRLKELQHELGCTTAVLRTKTLEMEEKDKLIKELSKKIGFEIVADAPHPASAHKKRKPNRKHTLENQAALQGKDHRRRSLRRRSIKLTSESSEPSEDSFEIEDTKISVCSLTGKASDENSSFQLENSTPGSSAFHEQMKNESNSDYSSGSLKSCIQELKISSNGRPMRRAAEKVPSYKELPLNVKMRRP